The following nucleotide sequence is from Plasmodium cynomolgi strain B DNA, scaffold: 0004, whole genome shotgun sequence.
ATACTTTGTACATAGATGCTTGTTGTACATTTTGTTAGTGCTGTCACtataagaaattttttacgtgCGCGCACATGTAAACTAATAATTATGATTATTCCAGAAAATGTTATAACACTTTTGAGTATCAGCCTATTTCCAGCTTTCAACCACTCACATATATTTCATTGATTAGAAGACATTTGGCTCTTCCTATTACATAAACAATGGTTTACATTTTGAATACCTCAATGTGCTCAAGTGCCCATTTGTTTGGTATTATAATCGTTTCTGTTGCAATTGcgtgtatttatttaatttacgcATTAAGGCACATTGGAGGTCGTTTTATAAGCATAAATTGTGCattaaaacaaatgtagAATAATTAATTATGCAATATAAGgatttatatgtttatttttgtcttATTAGTTGGTATTTTAGACAGAACTATATTTGTAAGGGACGTGATAATACCAAATCTAAAAAAACGTGACAGTGTCATCATGTTGTGTTAGTGATGTAAAGGATAAAACTggatttatatattattatcataGAATGTAAAAGATTTGTTTCagaattgtttttttattattcttacAAAATATAGCATTATTACTTAAAATGTTGAAATAGCGTTGTTAGTGAAAGAATTGTAATGTACAAAAACAAAGATCAAATGCCtaatatgtaaaatatatttctttacaAAGCTATTgataatatatcattaatgtataaacaaatgggaatatgtataaattacTTTATACTAATTtgaattcataaaaatgagttaATTTAAACGCGTAACTTATTAAACCTTATTGTTATGTTAGAATCTAAAAGAGGAaatttgacatttttttatgtgtcaattttaattatattttatattcatttttaatgtttatgtattgcaaataattatatttatttattcgatttttataaatatttataatagctttaataaaaaaatttacacattATTTCACTATTGTAGTAAATTCATAGGacattgaaaaatatgtcgGTTCCtcttattaaaatgaaaaaacggaaattaGCAGCTATGTAAATCCTAAAATAAAGGGAAACATTGAAATAAAACtattgtaattaattttttttcttgataagtaaatattttgaatataaaatagtataatttatttttcatacttTACGTATTAATGATTTGaagtatatttaatattagcttttttaaaatattaatttgaAATAAAGAACTCGAGAAGGCTAAAAAAACTGTTCTATATATTAATACGGCACATTAAAAAATCCTATCAGgggaataattaaaaatttacaatttttaagttgagaaaaaatatgtttatgaACAAAGAACATTTATTGTTTCTTATGAAAAGTAGTactaattttaaattgttatttCAAAATGATTTATGAGctgtaaaattatatttaataacaaAGTAGGATGtgtttttagaaaaaaaaaaaatatatagttttttatttttggtaaatagtattatttatatattaaagtTATAGAATATAGGTATTattaagaataataaatactACGTTTTACCGGTAGCAttctattttaaattaaaactTTTCTCTTTTATAATGTGTGGTGATATATTTCAATTTATACTAACATACTACGAAAAACTATGGAGAAAGAGCTAATATAAAAGTAGCTTGTGCTAACAAATGTTAGTATATTTAGTCTAATTTacttaaaatatgaataatatacgTATGAACGATGCTGTTTGattttacacatatatattcttaCATTCTCACGAAATTGTCAATGTCTTTTATTAGCAATTCTCATGAAAATGACATCTTTAAGTGATGAAGAACTGGTAtactttcaaattttatttaaaggatttctaataaataattactttttacattttgtatCTGTATctgtatattaaaaattcgTATTTTaaaggtatatatatatatatataattttttgactccttttaattttaagaaaCCTGTTTTAGGAAATACTATATCTtatcaaatatataaaaaaatttgatgaagaAGATGTTGCCAATGAATATACAAGCCACTGTGGTGATTTCAAATCAATAATAAACttagaaaatgaagaaattacaACATATTGTAAAAAGATTGCAAAAATTTAGACAAATTACATGTATTAGCtgaaaaagtaaattatcGAGACAGGTGTTTACATTACAAATACTGGTTATacaatgaaatatttaaatttgttaagccaaaaaataaaaatgtcgaGGAAGTTATTGCATATTTTCTCGAGTTACAGAAACATgtttctaaaaaattaaaaagtaccACTGTCTCTTTGATCTTTATCGCAAAAATTTAGATGAATTGAATCaatttaatgaagaaaaatatttgtatgaatattttaaatattatgataatattaaaaataacatttctTCGGATAAtagtgaaaaggaaaaatataataattatctCACCTatattaagaaaatatataaaaacataaagaTGATTACTGTTGTGATTATTATGGTTTGCTTGATAATTGTTATCATTATTTCATATGCGATCGAGATTATAATCCGGATAAacttttgtgcaaattaaaGGGTGACAGTTCTGAATCTAAATGTGATTCAGAGTTTGAAATTCTATCAGAAAGCGAAAAACAAAGAAGGGAATTTGAAGattcaaaatttaaagagATAAAACCATATTATTTCAGTTgtaaggaaataaaaagcgaTGAAGacgttccatttttatcgTGCTTTGTATTACGAAAAGGGCCTAGATACTCAGATCAAGTGACTAAAAAAGCATCTCCGGAATCCCTAGATACAACTAAGGGTTACATAACGCGAGCTAtcaagaaaattaaaaatggtcaatgttcagaaaaacctaataataataataatgataacTTTACCAATTTTAATTGTACATCTACATCATCTAGCCAACCACGTGAAAACGAATCTGATTTAAAGGACGAACAAGAATCAAATAAGCAGAATGTTCAATTAGAGGATACTTTTTCATCTTCTCAAGAAGGTTCAAAGTTAGATTTTAGATGGACGATAGATGAAAATTATCTGGGGTGTTCAAATAACCCATCAGATAGGATTAGAACCAGACTTTGCAAACACATTTCACATTTGCGaaacaaaggggaaattgGAAAACAACACCCTCTTCAGGCAACACAACAGGATGTTAAAAAGACATCACCTCCTGAATCGTTAAAAGTGTCAATAAAATCAAATAACTTTTCATGTTATCCACAAGAATCAGAAATTTGTAAGGATTTCTTAAAATCTTTTATATCAGAATCAAATGAAGGAATAACATTAATGGAGAGCgctgatttaaaaaaaggtgtagaGTTACAAAAGGATGCTGAAAGCACAAGTGTTACGgaaaatttacataataCACTGCCTGATTCCACAGATCATATACCTGAAATattagaagaaaattattctaTACTAAAAAACATAAAGTTTCGTATGTCGGTCGTAGCTTCATTGATAATTGGAGCATTAataaccttttttatttactataAAGTAAGagtatattctttttaaaaatataaataaaccaAGCACGTTATTATATTTCGATTCTTTAAAcaatgaaataataaaatagttattttaattgcctatatattatatatttttttaattcagtTTACTGGTCTTGGAAGATGGATTAGAATGAAAATATgtgggaaaaaggaaatgaatgctaattttaataataatgtaaGGATGGAGTTGGAAATGAACCCACCGGAAGATCTGCACactaattttaaagaaaaaagaggacgTATATCTTATGCTCCTATGTAAGATTCCTATACCTAATATTACAAAAGACATgggtaaaattaaaaaaaacagatgtTATACGTAacatttctatttttttgcatactatacaaatgaacaaattaaaatattttaaattattaatatgaaGTTTTGTATCTTgagtaatataaatatatatgaattaaTTGATCCCACTATATTGAAAtaatcttttaattttttttttactgtatatttattatatataatcattAAAACGCtcttaatttaatatttttagttagtaaaattaataatcaATATATAAATTGCTTTGTATGTATTGTAACATGGACGAATACCAAGTGTTCTCATGTtgaattaataataaattgaGATAATAACGTGGAACATTTTGGAGTGTTTAAGACATAGACTGACTTTGATCCCATAAATTTCACTTAGATAATCATCTTTATgaaaatacataattttgaaataatcaaaaatttatatatttatcgatcgttatatttatattttatatataaagctCCTTAATTCATCTATATTGTTATATTGGTAATGTGTatgattcttttttaattcctatGAGATGATTAATTACATAATTTGaagttaaattttaaatattataaagaaTGTATGAGATATACAAATGAATATCGCATTCATATTATGctaattaataattattatNNNNNNNNNNNNNNNNNNNNNNNNNNNNNNNNNNNNNNNNNNNNNNNNNNNNNNNNNNNNNNNNNNNNNNNNNNNNNNNNNNNNNNNNNNNNNNNNNNNNNNNNNNNNNNNNNNNNNNNNNNNNNNNNNNNNNNNNNNNNNNNNNNNNNNNNNNNNNNNNNNNNNNNNNNNNNNNNNNNNNNNNNNNNNNNNNNNNNNNNNNNNNNNNNNNNNNNNNNNNNNNNNNNNNNNNNNNNNNNNNNNNNNNNNNNNNNNNNNNNTATATcaagtaaagaaaaaagtacattttttaaaaacacataacaaatatataatttaataaaatatatttaattattataatattatgttaTTGATGCAAtatctattatttttactaaacTTTTTCATTAATGTGATCACATttagaatataataaatatgtgatcatcattttttgaaatattacCACTGAGTtcgtatataatatattttttttggatcttgtatgtatacattttaattATCGTATATCTATCCTctacataataattattttatcatataattaagttaggaaattaaaataactGATAAACTCAGTCttcttattttgtaaaatatgataatttattataaatatgatatTACTAGCTTatcaaaatttacattttttatttggtttaATACctttgtaaagaaaaaaataattaaatccTGACGAATTATTTAAAGGTGCGATGTATTAACTCctaatatttatgtttatttcattttgtttttttttcatcacaatTTATAGAAATTAGGAAAtcacattatttatttatttttgtatatatatcttttgtttagttttatattttttcctatttaataattctatatatatgattttaGTTCTTATAGCGAATGTCATTAGCGGATATGTACGTACAATTGCATTTTATTATCTTAATTATGTTTTTGTATTATGTTTATTATATACTAGcagtataaaattttttatacactttGTCAACCTTTGacaaatgaatttaaattacCTTTTATATCTGACGAAAAAacaatagtaataataatacgAAATAAATGATGAAGTAGGCGTTACAGAAGGATACATTGTAGTTATTAATCTGTTTCTCATGCATTTACCGtataagatatatataacaaatgAAGATTGGCATTTCATGTAAATAGGTAATTTGATAtcacagagaaaaaaagaattgcaaTAGAagaatttatatgtattattaaaGAAATTTAGCTCAcactaataaaaattttcattctaCATGCGTTTTTTTAGTTGCAATATATACTATAACTTGTTTAATATATTCAATATGAATCGGAAAAATTTTCGTATCTTATTATACGTAATTAagttatattaaaattactAATCCATAGCTTAATAGTAATTTATATTCAGTATCTCTTTAGATCATTCTAAACTCTAAGCCATGCATTTcaataatatattacatattcACAATAGTTATAACGacgtaaatatattattattttacagcTTATGTATATTTCCAAGTAAACGATTTTCGATAAATAAACTAATAATGCTATTTATCATTaatgtaatataaaaaattcaaaattaatttttgtgttaCATTGTTTTTTGTGAGAATATTAAGATAATCAAGTTGTGTTGTATATTATTGTCTATGTTATACTGGttgatataaaatataatatgtgttttatttttgttatcgtatcttttaaacaaataaaaaattcttacatacgaaaaaaattcacattgtttaaagcataataaagcaaaatcatagaattaattttgttatttaatatataaaaattaaaatatagaaatatgaataaaactTTTAAGAGACgcattcatatattttatataatatgttgtacgtttgttttatttattatgcatttttgacatatatattatatgcacatttatgcatgtgtttatatttatcgTCTTTGTGATATCTAAGATAACATGTGATGTTCATGTGTTTTGATAAGCAATACGTATTCTCTCTTTTTTAGAACTTTCGTTCACATAATTTACTTCTTTTTGCAGGAATTTTTGATGATTTGATTCATTGTAGttatgtgtaattttttgttctttattcAGTTGCTTCACATTAAAGAGTCGTCCAATAGGTGAAAAACTAAtatttagataaaaaaataaatgatgtaaatattttacaattattaatatacgagaaatatataacataaatagtaatattatttatttatatttcaaatatatattctatttactttatataaaatgaagaatatgaGAAATATCCCCAATAAAGAAAAAGCCCCAAATGTGAAGGTATAGAAAGGATCcgatattaaatttatattttgcttgAATGAAGACATTTTAGATTGTAATATAACTGTATAATCTATGGGAACTGGAGTAGTTACtcttttgaatatttttatctgttgATATCTCTtgacaatttaattttaaatagaGATTATATGGGTTATAATATTCTTCACAATTAAAATAGGCTATGCAGCCATTCCAGTatgcattattataaaaatatgtacagcAACtatgaacatatttttcatataatgaATTGATATAAGTAATGTATTTGCAATAGTCAGTTTTTTGCTATTACCAGAAGGAAGTTCACCTATTTTACTGTAGTTCCTAAAATAGTCGTGTAAatctttctcttccttccATTTATCTAAAtcgttatttatataataagtacattttttcttttggtaatttatcattaatatcaaacaataaattattaattatattaagtagatttatcttttctttattatctgaaatactttttaaagtttgcattattatattatatgtcCAGTAATTCATATATGAACATCGTTCTCTGTGGTTCGCACTTATGCTTGTCATACtagataatttttctaaattagcTGCAAGTTctgtacaaatttttgtaataatgtctttatttttattttccagatggataattttatcataatatttaACACAAATAGATCGTCCATTAGTATGTTTATAgaattcattatattttttgtattcaaGAAagtcttttaaaatattttcctaaaaattaaatagacAAAAAGAATATTAAGTAAACATTAGTAATTGTTTCCAAAAAGTACCTTACTccatgtaatattttacaggAAGTACTAAGATATAAGGttatataaatgaattatgtaaaagattGTAATATACATGTGTATTGTTTATTCCAGGAGTCCTATCTAAGGTATCCGTTACAAATGAATTGCATGCAtcttctaattttttcttagcTATTTCTGTTTCTAATACTGGTAATGGATCTACCTctatctttttaaaaaaagctaaCTTATATTTGgcaattttatataaaacacTAAATTTCCGGAGCGccttataaaaattataattaattttttggtgatataattttataacctccgcaaaaattttaatacatatttttgcattatttgtATAGTAAGATTTCTCATCTAATTGAACATCTTCTGTAGTTTCTAATTTAATATAGTTGgtatataaattattcaaCATATCCAATTTATCATAATGTTCTTCTggaattttatatattttgttttttattatattacttGTATCAATAgtattacaaatattatttaaactACTATATATACTTTCTTCGtctgttaattttttatcaatacttcttaatttattattaaaccAGAAGTTCAAGTACGCTGCATGTTTATTACTGGTATTACCATTCTTATCCATATTTGGGGGATATAatacattatataaatttataaattctttACACAAATTATTCAGTTTTTCATTATATCCATTAATTGTCCATTTAACGGTATCACATCTTTTATTGGAATTATTTGAACCTACTTctatattatcattattttcataatcaTGATTAGTCTTTATACGGTAGAATATGTCATactaagaaaaataaagttaaaatatatacatattatattaatgaaagaaattaataatatatcatctATTctgttataatattaaaataggatttttacaaaaaaaaaatttttaccatattattttcttccttttgatccgtcattatattttcatttgatgTTTCAagtaatataatatagtTTCCGATAGTTCACAGACAATATCTATAGAATACAAAAGGCTAcatcaattatattaaaaaatgattacttattttcattttaataaaaaatataatgattaATTCATGCATAGGTTTTATTTAAGAActattaattaattaataattagtattatacatatatagaaAACAttcttaattataaaaaaccataattaattttatatttcaaggttaaggggaaaatatataatatataacatcCCCATTTAGAATTTAACCTTTACATATGTTATTTAATTAGATTTGTATTAATATAACGGATGTATTATTTGAATCTNNNNNNNNNNNNNNNNNNNNNNNNNNNNNNNNNNNNNNNNNNNNNNNNNNNNNNNNNNNNNNNNNNNNNNNNNNNNNNNNNNNNNNNNNNNNNNNNNNNNNNNNNNNNNNNNNNNNNNNNNNNNNNNNNNNNNNNNNNNNNNNNNNNNNNNNNNNNNNNNNNNNNNNNNNNNNNNNNNNNNNNNNNNNNNNNNNNNNNNNNNNNNNNNNNNNNNNNNNNNNNNNNNNNNNNNNNNNNNNNNNNNNNNNNNNNNNNNNNNNNNNNNNNNNNNNNNNNNNNNNNNNNNNNNNNNNNNNNNNNNNNNNNNNNNNNNNNNNNNNNNNNNNNNNNNNNNNNNNNNNNNNNNNNNNNNNNNNNNNNNNNNNNNNNNNNNNNNNNNNNNNNNNNNNNNNNNNNNNNNNNNNNNNNNNNNNNNNNNNNNNNNNNNNNNNNNNNNNNNNNNNNNNNNNNNNNNNNNNNNNNNNNNNNNNNNNNNNNNNNNNNNNNNNNNNNNNNNNNNNNNNNNNNNNNNNNNNNNNNNNNNNNNNNNNNNNNNNNNNNNNNNNNNNNNNNNNNNNNNNNNNNNNNNNNNNNNNNNNNNNNNNNNNNNNNNNNNNNNNNNNNNNNNNNNNNNNNNNNNNNNNNNNNNNNNNNNNNNNNNNNNNNNNNNNNNNNNNNNNNNNNNNNNNNNNNNNNNNNNNNNNNNNNNNNNNNNNNNNNNNNNNNNNNNNNNNNNNNNNNNNNNNNNNNNNNNNNNNNNNNNNNNNNNNNNNNNNNNNNNNNNNNNNNNNNNNNNNNNNNNNNNNNNNNNNNNNNNNNNNNNNNNNNNNNNNNNNNNNNNNNNNNNNNNNNNNNNNNNNNNNNNNNNNNNNNNNNNNNNNNNNNNNNNNNNNNNNNNNNNNNNNNNNNNNNNNNNNNNNNNNNNNNNNNNNNNNNNNNNNNNNNNNNNNNNNNNNNNNNNNNNNNNNNNNNNNNNNNNNNNNNNNNNNNNNNNNNNNNNNNNNNNNNNNNNNNNNNNNNNNNNNNNNNNNNNNNNNNNNNNNNNNNNNNNNNNNNNNNNNNNNNNNNNNNNNNNNNNNNNNNNNNNNNNNNNNNNNNNNNNNNNNNNNNNNNNNNNNNNNNN
It contains:
- a CDS encoding CYIR protein (putative;~vir-type antigen), producing MTDQKEENNMYDIFYRIKTNHDYENNDNIEVGSNNSNKRCDTVKWTINGYNEKLNNLCKEFINLYNVLYPPNMDKNGNTSNKHAAYLNFWFNNKLRSIDKKLTDEESIYSSLNNICNTIDTSNIIKNKIYKIPEEHYDKLDMLNNLYTNYIKLETTEDVQLDEKSYYTNNAKICIKIFAEVIKLYHQKINYNFYKALRKFSVLYKIAKYKLAFFKKIEVDPLPVLETEIAKKKLEDACNSFVTDTLDRTPGINNTHENILKDFLEYKKYNEFYKHTNGRSICVKYYDKIIHLENKNKDIITKICTELAANLEKLSSMTSISANHRERCSYMNYWTYNIIMQTLKSISDNKEKINLLNIINNLLFDINDKLPKEKMKRKIYTTILGTTQKTDYCKYITYINSLYEKYVHSCCTYFYNNAYWNGCIAYFNCEEYYNPYNLYLKLNCQEISTDKNIQKSNYSSSHRLYSYITI